The DNA sequence GCCTGCTCGATCACGGTGTCGCGGTAGGCTTCCCACGTCAGCTTGACCGGGTCGCCGTTCACCTTCTCGAGGGCTTGGTAGATCGGCACCGTGCCCACCGGAACCGGCGAGTTGCGCATGATCCACTCGCGGGTGGCGTGGATGTCCTTGCCGGTGGAGAGGTCCATGATGGTGTCAGCACCCCACCGGGTGGCCCAGACCATCTTCTCCACCTCTTCGGCGATCGACGAGCTGACCGCCGAGTTGCCGATGTTCGCGTTGACCTTGACGGTGAACGCCTTGCCGATGATCATCGGCTCGCACTCCGGGTGGCGATGGTTGGCCGGGATGACTGCTCGGCCGATCGCGACCTCGGACCGCACGAACTCCGGATCCATCTGCTCACGTGCGGCGATGAAGCGCATCTCGTCTGTGATCAAACCTGCTCTCGCCCAGGCGAGTTGGGTGCTGGCGCCGTCCACCGGCCCGGGCCGGTTCCAGCTGTCGCGGATCTTGGGCAGACCGACTTCGAGGTCGAACTCGGGATTGTGCTCGGTGTACGGGCCGGAGGTGTCGTACAGGTCGAGGTGTTCACCGTTCGACAGGTGCACCCGCCGCCCGGGTACCCGCAGATGATCGATCTGCTGGTAGGTCTTGGAGCTTCCGCGGATCGGGCCCGTGGTCACAGAATTTACGGCGTCAACCATTTTTTCTCCCTACGCCGGCATTACCCGGTCAGGTTCATCCGGTCGACGGCCGCCTGCCGTCATCTCAGCCCTCGGATCGCGAGAGCCCCCGTGCTTTTCTATTGTCCAAGGGCAGCTTACGCCGCTCGTCAAGTCAGCTGCAGCAGCAATGCGCGTTTGTCGATCTTCCCGACCGCGGTCACCGGCAGACCGGCGACCACCTCGAGCTGGTCGGGCTGCTTGAACGTCGCCAGCCCGCGGTCGGCGAGGAACTGCCGGATGGTCGGGAGATCAGGCGCCGGGCCGTCGGCGACGATGACGGCGCAGATGCGTTCGCCGAGAGAGTCGTCGGGAACCCCGACAACCGCTGCCTGTCGAATGTTGTTGTGGGCGACAAGGTTCTCTTCCACATCGTCGGCCGCGACGTTCTCGCCGCCGCGGACGATGGTGTCCTTGATGCGGCCGGTGACGATGAGATGACCCGAGGCCAGTCTCCGCACACGATCACCGCTGCAGTAGAAGCCGTCGTCGGTGAACGACCGCCGCCCCTGCTCGCCGGCGCGGTAGTAGCCGCGGATGGTGTACGGACCGCGCACCAGCAATTCACCTTCCGTGCCGTCGGGGACTTCATCGCCGTTCTCGTCCACCACCCGCAATTCGTCGTGGTCGCTCATCGGGCGACCCTGGGTGCGGGTGACCGTCTGTTGGTCATCGGTGGACCGGGTGTAACAGATCAGGCCCTCTGCCATCCCGAACACCTGCTGCACCGCGCCGTCGAACGCCGCGTTCGCCGCAATCGCGTCGGATTCGGCGAGCTTGGCCCCGCCCACCTGCAGCAGCCGCAGTGACGAGACGTCGGCGGGTTCCCATTCGGTCGCGGCGGTCCAGACCTGGGCCAACGCGGGTACGAGAGCCACCGCGGTGACCCGGTACTTCTCGATCAGATCGAAGGTGTGGTCAGGAGAGGGGTTGTCGGTGAACACCGCGTGGCCGCCGACGGAGATGATGCCGAGCAACCCTGGGCAGGCCAGCGGGAAGTTGTGCGCGGCGGGAAGCGCCACGAGGTAGGTGTCGGAGGAGGTCCACCCGGCCATCTCGGCGCTGAGTTCGGCGTTGTACCGGTAGTCGTTGTGGGTACGTGGGATCAGTTTGGGCAGACCTGTGGTGCCACCGGACACCAGGAAAAGTGCGGGGCTGTCGGGATCGGGGGTGGGAACAACGTCGAGGCGGCTCGGGTCGCCCTGTGGCGGCGCGGCCTCGGAACCCTTGTCACCGTCGACGAAGACCGCGCGGATGGTGTCGACGCGCCCGCGCAGCTGGTGGGCCAGGTCGCGGTAGTCGTACCCGCCGGCGTGGCCGTGGCAGACATAGGCAACCGCCCCGGCGGTCTGAGTCAGATGGGCGATCTCGTTGATGCGGTGGGCGGGGAGAGTCATCACGGGGACGACACCCGCCCGCAGCAGGCCGAAGAAGTTGACCGCAAAGTCAACCGAGTTCTGGTTCTGCAGCACCACGCGTTCGCCGGGGCGCAACCCGGCCTCGACGAACCCGGCCGCACGCCGGGCCGACGACTCGGCGAGGTCGCGATAGCTCAGCGTGCGGGTGATGTCGGAGACGGCGGGCGCATCCGGTGTGGCATCGGCCTGGTCCCACAACATCCGCCAGAGGGGTGTCTCTCGCCACAGACCCAGTTCCCGGTACCGCGCCGCGGCCGTCGGGGGTGGGGTGTGAAACCGCTCGTGAGGTCGCTGTCGTCGTGCATCACAGACATGGTGGTGATCGTAGACTTGGCCCAGATCGGTTGGTTAGGCTAGCCTCAAGCGCGAGAGTTAGCCCATCCTAAGTCCGCGGTTGCTGGGATCATGGGGGCACGGACGAACTTTCGATCGAGAAGACGCCTGACAGGTCCGTGGGCCACCGGGGTCCACACGTGGTGCGGGTGAGTAGAGGATGCC is a window from the Williamsia sp. DF01-3 genome containing:
- a CDS encoding AMP-binding protein yields the protein MLWDQADATPDAPAVSDITRTLSYRDLAESSARRAAGFVEAGLRPGERVVLQNQNSVDFAVNFFGLLRAGVVPVMTLPAHRINEIAHLTQTAGAVAYVCHGHAGGYDYRDLAHQLRGRVDTIRAVFVDGDKGSEAAPPQGDPSRLDVVPTPDPDSPALFLVSGGTTGLPKLIPRTHNDYRYNAELSAEMAGWTSSDTYLVALPAAHNFPLACPGLLGIISVGGHAVFTDNPSPDHTFDLIEKYRVTAVALVPALAQVWTAATEWEPADVSSLRLLQVGGAKLAESDAIAANAAFDGAVQQVFGMAEGLICYTRSTDDQQTVTRTQGRPMSDHDELRVVDENGDEVPDGTEGELLVRGPYTIRGYYRAGEQGRRSFTDDGFYCSGDRVRRLASGHLIVTGRIKDTIVRGGENVAADDVEENLVAHNNIRQAAVVGVPDDSLGERICAVIVADGPAPDLPTIRQFLADRGLATFKQPDQLEVVAGLPVTAVGKIDKRALLLQLT